The Clostridia bacterium DNA segment ATGTTTTTTTGTTAATGAGTTAGATAACACGTAGATGTTTTATCTCGGGCAAGGTTACATGACATAGATGCTTGTGGAGCGCAGCAACTTTTTAGTAAAGGATGTGTCACTATGATCTATGTTGGTATCGATGTCGCCAAGAATAAACATGACTGCTTTATTGTTGATTCGGAGGGTGAAATCATCCATAACGTATTCACCTTCAAAAACTCTCGCCAGGGTTTCAACCTATTACTGCAAACCATTCCTGACGTGAGTCACTCGCAAATACTAATAGGACTTGAAGCCACTGGACATTACAGCAATAATCTCATCAACTTCCTGACAGAAAACAATCTTCCCGTGATTATTCTCAATCCTCTGCAAACCAGTCTTTTCAGAAAAGCTCAAACGCTTAGAAAGACCAAAACAGATTCGGTTGATGCAAAAACCATTACTATGATGCTCAGAACAGGTGACTTCAAATCCCACTCACCTGTATCTTACCACCATAGAGAGCTCAAGTCACTTTCTAGACACCGATCGCGTCTTGTCAAAACCAGAGCTTCTTACAAAATGTCCATCACTAGATTGTTAGATATCGTTTTCCCGGAGCTCCCAGCCTTGGTCTGGTCTATCCATCAGGCTTCTGTCTATCAGCTCCTACTGGCTTTTCCTAACACTCGAGAAATTGCCGATGCTCACCTAACCAAGCTTACTCATGTCCTTAGTAAAGCTTCCCATGGACGTTATGGAAAAGAAGAAGCTGTAGCTATTCGTGATTCTGCCAGAACATCTATTGGCACATGTTCACCATCTTTATCCTATGAACTTAAGCAAACCATTCACTTGATACAAAACCTGCAGAACGAGATTAAAGAGCTGGATCAAATAATTGAACAGCTTGTTGGTGAACTGAATTCTCCCTTGCTCAGCATACCTGGCATTTCCCATCGGTTGGCAGCTGTCATCCTCTCGGAAATCGGAGACATCACCAGGTTTGAATCTCCCGCTAAGCTGCTTGCCTTCGCAGGGTTGGATCCATCCACACATCAGTCTGGCAAGTTCACAGCGACTCAAACCAGAATGGTCAAGCGAGGATCCCCTTACTTGCGCTGGGCCCTCCTGCAAGCCGCCAGGTTGATTGTGATGCGAGATGCGACCTTCAAAGAGTACTATAAGAAGAAACGTTCTGAAGGCAAACATCACTATGTCGCTCTGTCTCATACAACTAAAAAGCTGATCCGGGTCATCTTTAAACTATTGTCTAGCAACCAGAACTATGTCGAGCAGTAGTAACTAGTTGAAATTGTTTGCCACATGTAGCAAAATTGCTACGTCTTTTTATGATGCGAAAATCCCCATTATAGTTCTCTTGAACAATTAAATGTTTTGCTTGACTTCATATAGTTAGTCTTATCAGATGGCTGTAAACCCACCATCTGAAATCAATGTTGCCCCGTATACAAAGCTAGAATCATCACTTGCCAAGAATAAGGCCGCACCAGCAATCTCATCTGCCTCAGCCATCCTCTTTGCAGGAATCAATTTGGCAAATTCCTGTAGGCCTTCTTCTCCCAATCCATCCATCATTGGTGTCATCGTTGCACCTGGACACAAACAGTTAGCGCGGATATTTTCCTTAGAATAATCGGCAGCCATACTCTTCGTCAATAACACGACAGCCCCTTTGGAAGAACTATATGCATGCAATCCATCCGCGCCTACGGTACCTGCAGTTGAGGCCACATTGATGATATTGCCACCGCCCCTTTTACGCATTACGGGTACTGCCCACTTACAAAAAGCAAAGGTTGAGCGCACGTTCACGTTAAAAATATAGTCCCAATCCTCATAGCTTAAGTTCTCTATGGTACCTGCGGTTGCGATGCCAGCACAGTTTAGTAAAATGTCTATCCCCTCAAACTCTATATCAATTGTTTGGGTTAGTGCGTCGATATCCGCCAAAGCAGAAACATCGCAACGATAAAAAACTGCTGTATGTCCCATTCCCTTAATAGTTTCAACTAAGTCTTTACCACTTTTTTCGTTTCTTCCTGTCAAAATTAAGCTGGCGCCTTCTTTGGCAAAACGCAAGGCTGTTGCCTTACCAATGCCCGAAGTAGCCCCTGTGATCATGGCAATTTTTCCTTCTAGTTTACCCATTATGTCCTCCTAGTTTCTTTTTCTCTGCATGATTTCTATGCGTTCTTTGTTCGGGCCTCTGAAAAAGAAATAGGCCACATCGTCATTGTCCTCTAGTTCTTCATCAATCTCATATCCGCCAGACACAATTCGGTCATATTCCGCCTTTGCATCGTTCGCATGAAAACACAAATGATTAACCGGTCCATCACAAGTTGGAACCATACCTGCCTGTTTCACCAATTCAATGTCGAAATCTCCAAATAAAACATGTTGGATTATAAGATCTTTTGCTAAAACCAATTTTTCTTGTAAACTTCCACCTAAAACTTCTTGGTAAAATTTTGCAGATACTGACAAATCATCTACAAAAATCCCCACATGTCCTTGCGTTAATTTACTCATTTATATCTCCTTTCGGGGGTCTAGGCCCATAATATTGATAGTAATTACACTGAATACGCCCATTATATAGTTTACGCTTCCTGTCGGCATTTTTTCTTGCCAATCTTTCAAATCCTCGATGTGAGGTAATTACATATTTGGACCAAGTAGGAAGTGTTCGAAATAAATCCCCCATATCCCGGTACATCGCTTCAACTTCATCCTTTTCGCCCATCCGTTCGCCGTAGGGCGGATTACAGATGATGACACCATAGTCCCCTTTGAAAGGCATTTTATGAAAATCCGCATGAACTAGCCTAATTTGGTCTTCTACACCTGCCCTTTTAATGTGGCGTTCAGCTAACTTTAGGGCATTTAAATCTCGGTCCGAACCCACTATATTCAGTTTAGCATCCCAGTCGGTTGCATCCACTGCCTCGTCACGCATATCACTGTAAATATCCTTCGGAAAATTAGACCAACTTTCAAAGGCAAATTCCCGATTCAATCCTGGCGCCATGTTCATACCTATCAGTGCGGCTTCAATTAGAATTGTCCCTGAACCGCAAAAAGGATCAACCAAGGGCCGGTTTTTATCCCAATAGCTTAGCTTCACCATCGCTGCAGCTAGCGTTTCCTTTAGTGGTGCAATCGCATTATAGTCACGGTAGCCACGTTTATGTAATCCGACTCCGCTCGTGTCAATGGTTAGCGTCGCAATATCTTTTAGTAAGGATACCTGAATCTTATAAAGAGAGTCCGTTTCATCCAGCCACTCCATACCATAGGCCTGGCCTAGACGCGCTGCAACAGCCTTCTTGGTGATGCGCTGGCAGTCAGAAACACTAAACAGTGTAGATTTTACCGATTTTCCTTCTACCGGGAAAATACCATTCTTATGAATCCAGTCCTCCCAAGGCAAGGCACGCACGCCCTCAAATAACTCATCAAACGTCCTGGCAGGAAAAGTTCCCATCTCCAAGAGTACACGATCCGAAGTACGAAGCCAAAAATTGGCCTTGACCATCTCCGGATAGCCACCAGCAAAGTAGACCTTCCCGTTTTCAACTAATAAGGGCTCAAGCCCCAGTTCTTCCAATTCCCTTTTTACGATGGCTTCTAACCCGAAAGCCGCGGTCGCAATCAATCTCATATAAACCCCTATTTCTTATATCGGTATACTCGCCTATTATCCAAAGAGAACACACGCTCGCTCATTTCTCCAGGTTCAACATCCTTCAAAGCATCTTCAAAACTGTATAGTCTCGCATCCATCATATCGATATAGTGGAGCATTTCTGCTTCGGGAATCATGGGCATTTTGGGACTTCCATATTCCGGTCGCTGATGATGTGACAAAACCATATGTTGTAAAACTAGCGATTTTTCCTTAGGAATATTGGCTTCATCGCAGTATTTTTCGATGTTCTTGACCCCCATAACAAGGTGCCCCAGCAATTCACCCTCCAAGGTATATTCCGCAAGGCCTAATTCATCCGACGATAGTTCTCCCACTTTTTCTATATCATGCAGGATGACCCCCGCAAAAAGCAAATCCCTATCCAAGTTTGTATATACTTTACTCACGCCTTCAGCTACTTGTAGCATGCGCAATACATGATAGAGCAAACCACTCCGAATCGCATGGTGCATCGCCTTTGCTGCTGGATAATACATAAGCTCCTTGCGGTTGCTTTCTAAGAAATTAAAACATACTTTACGAATATCTGGATCTTCTATTTTTCTGGCAAATTCCGTAACGCTCTCATACATATCCTTACCCGAAAACGGTGCAGCGGCTACAAAATCTTCCACCTTTACGCCATCTTCTTCATTGGCCTTGCGTATTTTCACAATATTCATTTGAGCCTTACCCCTAAACTCGGCAATTCTTGCCATGACTTTTACTAGAGTTCCCTTGCGATATTTGTTGGCATCCTTAGGATCACATTTCCATACTTTGGCATTAATGACACCTGTGGGATCAGACAAAGTAATATCTAAATAGCAGCCGTTCGCCCCCTCTTTCAGTGTCATTTCCTTGACCAAGTAGTAACCAATCACCTCCTGATTGGTCTTTAAATCGCTGATCTGTGAATTTTCCATCTATTTTCCCCTCTCAAGTAATAATTGTATTAGTTTATCTCTTTCATTCAAGGATTCATCCAAATACACCTGTTGAAGCAACCAACGTAGGCCAGAGCCAATTTGTTCCTTTCGCAAACCGAGTGCGATAAGTTCTTTCGCATCTATATCCAAATCGTACACAGTGATGGCCTCATGCTTCTCACATATTCTAACATACAGCGGTGTTTTTTTTGCATAAAACTGTGTATACAACCGACAAACTAGCCTCCGCTCTTTTTCATCCAAATTTGAAAGTTCTGTCTTGGCTAGTTCAATTGCGTCACCACCAAGCAATCTAGTGGCATGATACATTTTTTCAGCCTTTTTCCAGTATTTTTTGTTATAGCCTAGTCCATCATAGAGAATCATGGGTGGAATGCCAACACAACTAGCAAATTGAGCCAGTTTCATCGTAAATGGCTGATGACCGTTCAAGCACGACATATCTGTTGATATTTGTTGGCCCCAAATAGCTGGAAATATAAGTTGAAAAACATCCAAATCCGCAATACAAGAAAAGGTATCCCCGGTATTGGATTCATTCCATATTTTCAGAAGTTCCCGATGTACTACTTCCTTCCGAAGAAGCGATATTTGACTACGAAAAGAGCATAGCGCTTGTTTTATTTCCTGGGAAAACTCGGCTTGTCTGACTAAAGACACGCGCCCGAATAAACGGAGTGCCCGAATCATTCTCAAAGCATCTTCTTGAAAGGAAATGGCCGCAGGTCGAGTTGTTCTGATATCTATCGGTCTTTTCCCCAAATCTTCTCGCGCCTTAAATGGGTCTACGATTTCTTTTGTGCTACAATCGTAAGCCATACTATTGAGCACAAAATCACGGCGCAAAAGATCTTCTTCTAATTCAGCATTGAAGCTAATCTCAAGGGGATGTCTTGCATCTGTGTAACTTTCTTCCTTACGAAACAGGCTAATTTCAACTTTCATTTCCAGAAAGTGCATGGACAAGGTCCCGTGGATGCGGTCAATCCTACTAGTATGGTAATTTTTTGCAATCGTTTCCAATAAGTCAAGATTACCTTTAAAAGCGATATCGTAATCTAGCGGTACCATGCCCAAAAGCAAGTCCCTCAGAGCTCCGCCCACGATATAAGATCTGACCCCCAATTTATGCAATTCCTCTACCAATGCATTCACTTCTTTTGGCATCATCATATCAAATACCTCTTTTTTATTATAGCACTAGAAGCCAAGAGAAAAACCACCCGAAGGTGGTTTTATTATTGTACGATAATGTTGCTAACTACAGGACGCTCTACGCCATCACTAGGCTTGTTCAATACCTCTCCATTAAATACCATAGAAGTCGAACCACCCCCATCAAGATTATACGCTTCCTTAATACCCAACTGGATAAGCACATCCTGTGCTTCTTCTAGGGTAACGCCAGACGACCAATCCGATTGACGTCCATCGATAACAATCATCAGTATATCCTTGTTGGGATACTCACCCACAATCGTTCTAGGCTGCTTTGCAGCTGCCCATTGGGATGGGATTGCCGTTTTCTTGCCTCCAGAAAGTAACTGGGGAACGAATGTCACGCCAGCATAAGGTTCTGTGTCCATCAATTCTTCCTTCGTTTCAAATTCACCACCGATTAATTTCCCAGAATTGGTAAATCCTGTAAAGGTTAGATTCTTGTATGTAGGAACAAAATCTCCGACTAATTCCCCCGCTACTACCGTATTTCCTAGTGGCAGGTATACGGTTTTACCTTGGGATACAGCACTATAAAAGCCACCTCCATTGATTGCTAAAACTCCACCCGCCCTTTTAAGGGCCACCGAAGTCGTCTCCCGCTGACTATTTTCCGCCATGCGTACCGATATGGCTTTTTGCTGTTTGGGCGTTACTTTGGCTACAAATCCCCGGTAGTCTATCTTATAAAAGTCGAACACCATAATACTCGATGACTTGGTATTGGAAAATCCAACGGGATCACCTAACAGTGAGATAATCTTCGCCTCATAGATATCATCGCTAGATTCCTTGTAATCTTGGGCATTTTTAGCCAATTGCTGCAATTTTTCCCGTTGGGCAGCATATTCTTCAGCTTGTTGTTCTAAATTACCATTAATTGACTCCACGTCTAGACGTAGCTCATTCAAGTCGTCTGCTAGGATGTCTAACGATTGGTGTATAGAGGCCGTGTCTATGGTTCCTGGACTAGCAGACAAGGCCATATTGCCTGGATTTTTTAACAAAGCAAAAGATAACATTAGCCCCAATGTCAATGAAAGGACTATGGGCATCAATATCCATATTTTTCTCATGGCCTTTGTGACAAGATCTGCAAGCTTTCTTCTAACGATTTCAACTGCTCATCCAGATCTTCTATCCTTTCACTAAGTTCTCTGCTGGTATCTTGGCTCATATCCAAAGTTTCATCCGCATTATCCAAAACATCGGCCAACTCTTTTATCTCATTTTTGAGTCCATCAACTCTCTCCTCAACTTCAGCAAGAGTCATTTCTGTATCTGCACGGAATACTTCCATTTCACTTGCAAGTTCCTGTTGAAATTCTTCTTGAATACGCGTTTCCATAGCTGAAATTTTCTGGTCTACCATATAAATGGAACCATAAATTAATCCAGCACAAATAAGCAAAAAGAGACATACTAGCGCTACTTCTTGAATGATTTTCTTTTCTTTTCTACTCATTCGCTTCTTGTTTTCTGTTGGTTTTTTTGTGTTCACTTGTTTATTTTCCATACACATCCCTATTTTCTATCCAGTGCTGTGAACGTTCCACAGCCCGCCTCCACTCATGATAATATTGCTCTCGTAATTCAGTTTGTATTTCAGGTTTGAAAACTCGGTCGATTGCTAGTGTCTCATCTAGGTCTTCCATACCGCTATAAAAGCCTGTAGCAAGACCAGCCAATGTTGCCGCACCAAATGCCGTTGTTTCTACTAGCTTAGGTCTAATCACAGGAGTATCCAACATTTGACTTTGAAATTGCATTAGAAAATCATTGGTAACTGCGCCACCATCTACTCTCAGTTTACGTAGTGGAACTCCAGATTCTTCCATCATCAAATCAAGGACATCTTTCACCTGATAGCAAATTGCTTCCAAGGCCGCTCTTACAAGATGATTTTTGTTTGAGCCTCGAGTCAAACCCACAATAATTCCTCTAGCATCCATATCCCAATAGGGTGCCCCTAGTCCTGTAAATGCCGGCACCAAATAAACACCACCATTGTCTAAAACACTCTTCGCCATCTGTTCACTTTCAGAAGCATGCTTTAGCAAACCCATCTCATCTCTGAGCCATTGGATTAGGGCACCAGCAATAAAGATACTACCTTCTAAAGCATAGGTTATCTGACCATCAAGCTTCCAAGCCACCGTAGTAAGAAGTCCTCTTTCACTATACACCGGCACTTTGCCCGTATTCATAAGAAGAAAGCAACCTGTTCCATATGTGATTTTCGCACTTCCTTTTGCAAAGCAACGCTGACCAAATAGCGCCGCCTGTTGATCTCCAATCATTCCTCCTATGGGAATACCCGCGAGTCTTTCCTCTGTTGCAACACCATAAAGATAGGATGAATCATGTAGTTCTGGCAACATGCTACGCGGTATGTCAAACAACGTAAGCAATTCCTCATCCCAGTCTCCTTTATGAATATTAAAAAGCATGGTACGGGATGCATTACTGCAGTCAGTTGCATGCACTTTCCCCTTCGTCAAACGATACAAAAGCCAAGTATCTATGGTACCAAAAAGCAGTTCACCTGCATTCGCCCTCGACCTTGCTTCTGGCACATGGTCCAAAATCCATTTAATCTTTGTTGCTGAAAAATAGCTATCCACCACCAAGCCTGTCTTTTGCTGGATCATCGGTGCATAACCTTCTTTGACCAAACGTTGACATTCTTCTTTGGTGCGCCGGCACTGCCACACGATAGCATTATATATTGGTTCCCCCGTTACTCTATCCCAAACCAATACTGTTTCCCGTTGGTTGGATATTCCGATTGCTGCAATTTTCTGACTCTCCCCTAGCTGATTTTTAGCATCTTCTGCTACCGCAATCTGAGTTTCCCAAATCACCATCGGGTCATGTTCTACCCAACCCGGCTCAGGATAAATCTGTGGAAATTCCTGTTGTGCTTTGGCAATAATATTCCCCTGGGCATCAAATACTATCGCTCGTGACGACGTGGTCCCTTGGTCTAATGCTAAGATGTATTCCTGCATATCTATCCTTCCCACCCGATAATTGCTTCATCCATCCAGTTCTCTACATCCTGAAAAACCTCTTTGCGGTTTATTTCATTGAATACTTCATGACGAGCACCCGTATACATTTGCACCGTCACCCGTTTAACACCAGCATCCTGGTAGGCTTTTTTGGCTTCCTTTACTCCTTGTCCATAGCCACCAACCGGATCATCTGTACCGCTCAAGAAAAGAAACGGTAGATTTTTGGATGTATGATCACAAGTTTTCTGCCTCCATGCCTTTTGAGCACCACTGATTAAATCATAGTAAAAAGAAGGAGGGCAAATAAAACCACAATATTCATCAGATACATAATCATCCACGCGTTCATCGTCTCTTGAGAGCCAATCATAACTAGTTCGTTTTGGTTCAAAGCGTTCGTTATGATTTTTAAATAACATTTCAGATAAGAATGGGCTAGGCTTCTTCTTATCACCAAAGAAATTAATCAAACCTGCAATACGTTTGCCTACGGCACCCATAGTCCCAGGATTTTTAGGCGTTCCTGAAAGTATTACACCAGCCAAATCTTCTTTCTTTGTAGAGGCAACGCTTCTTGCCAATAAACTACCCATACTATGGCCTAACAAAAATTGGGGCAAATCATCGTGCCTAGCGTGGATGAGTCCCAACATTTGATTGGCGTCTTCCTCCAAAAGTTCCCAGCCATGTTGGTAGGCGATCATCCCTTTGGGGAAATCCAACACCTGCGTTTCTCCACATCCGCGTTGATCATATATGTACACCTTAAAGCCTCTATCTGCCAAATAAGTACATAGTTCCTTATATCTTCCCTTATGCTCGGCCA contains these protein-coding regions:
- a CDS encoding CCA tRNA nucleotidyltransferase, which produces MMMPKEVNALVEELHKLGVRSYIVGGALRDLLLGMVPLDYDIAFKGNLDLLETIAKNYHTSRIDRIHGTLSMHFLEMKVEISLFRKEESYTDARHPLEISFNAELEEDLLRRDFVLNSMAYDCSTKEIVDPFKAREDLGKRPIDIRTTRPAAISFQEDALRMIRALRLFGRVSLVRQAEFSQEIKQALCSFRSQISLLRKEVVHRELLKIWNESNTGDTFSCIADLDVFQLIFPAIWGQQISTDMSCLNGHQPFTMKLAQFASCVGIPPMILYDGLGYNKKYWKKAEKMYHATRLLGGDAIELAKTELSNLDEKERRLVCRLYTQFYAKKTPLYVRICEKHEAITVYDLDIDAKELIALGLRKEQIGSGLRWLLQQVYLDESLNERDKLIQLLLERGK
- a CDS encoding IS110 family transposase → MIYVGIDVAKNKHDCFIVDSEGEIIHNVFTFKNSRQGFNLLLQTIPDVSHSQILIGLEATGHYSNNLINFLTENNLPVIILNPLQTSLFRKAQTLRKTKTDSVDAKTITMMLRTGDFKSHSPVSYHHRELKSLSRHRSRLVKTRASYKMSITRLLDIVFPELPALVWSIHQASVYQLLLAFPNTREIADAHLTKLTHVLSKASHGRYGKEEAVAIRDSARTSIGTCSPSLSYELKQTIHLIQNLQNEIKELDQIIEQLVGELNSPLLSIPGISHRLAAVILSEIGDITRFESPAKLLAFAGLDPSTHQSGKFTATQTRMVKRGSPYLRWALLQAARLIVMRDATFKEYYKKKRSEGKHHYVALSHTTKKLIRVIFKLLSSNQNYVEQ
- the glpK gene encoding glycerol kinase GlpK — translated: MQEYILALDQGTTSSRAIVFDAQGNIIAKAQQEFPQIYPEPGWVEHDPMVIWETQIAVAEDAKNQLGESQKIAAIGISNQRETVLVWDRVTGEPIYNAIVWQCRRTKEECQRLVKEGYAPMIQQKTGLVVDSYFSATKIKWILDHVPEARSRANAGELLFGTIDTWLLYRLTKGKVHATDCSNASRTMLFNIHKGDWDEELLTLFDIPRSMLPELHDSSYLYGVATEERLAGIPIGGMIGDQQAALFGQRCFAKGSAKITYGTGCFLLMNTGKVPVYSERGLLTTVAWKLDGQITYALEGSIFIAGALIQWLRDEMGLLKHASESEQMAKSVLDNGGVYLVPAFTGLGAPYWDMDARGIIVGLTRGSNKNHLVRAALEAICYQVKDVLDLMMEESGVPLRKLRVDGGAVTNDFLMQFQSQMLDTPVIRPKLVETTAFGAATLAGLATGFYSGMEDLDETLAIDRVFKPEIQTELREQYYHEWRRAVERSQHWIENRDVYGK
- a CDS encoding phosphodiester glycosidase family protein — translated: MRKIWILMPIVLSLTLGLMLSFALLKNPGNMALSASPGTIDTASIHQSLDILADDLNELRLDVESINGNLEQQAEEYAAQREKLQQLAKNAQDYKESSDDIYEAKIISLLGDPVGFSNTKSSSIMVFDFYKIDYRGFVAKVTPKQQKAISVRMAENSQRETTSVALKRAGGVLAINGGGFYSAVSQGKTVYLPLGNTVVAGELVGDFVPTYKNLTFTGFTNSGKLIGGEFETKEELMDTEPYAGVTFVPQLLSGGKKTAIPSQWAAAKQPRTIVGEYPNKDILMIVIDGRQSDWSSGVTLEEAQDVLIQLGIKEAYNLDGGGSTSMVFNGEVLNKPSDGVERPVVSNIIVQ
- a CDS encoding class I SAM-dependent RNA methyltransferase; translation: MRLIATAAFGLEAIVKRELEELGLEPLLVENGKVYFAGGYPEMVKANFWLRTSDRVLLEMGTFPARTFDELFEGVRALPWEDWIHKNGIFPVEGKSVKSTLFSVSDCQRITKKAVAARLGQAYGMEWLDETDSLYKIQVSLLKDIATLTIDTSGVGLHKRGYRDYNAIAPLKETLAAAMVKLSYWDKNRPLVDPFCGSGTILIEAALIGMNMAPGLNREFAFESWSNFPKDIYSDMRDEAVDATDWDAKLNIVGSDRDLNALKLAERHIKRAGVEDQIRLVHADFHKMPFKGDYGVIICNPPYGERMGEKDEVEAMYRDMGDLFRTLPTWSKYVITSHRGFERLARKNADRKRKLYNGRIQCNYYQYYGPRPPKGDINE
- a CDS encoding HD domain-containing protein; the encoded protein is MENSQISDLKTNQEVIGYYLVKEMTLKEGANGCYLDITLSDPTGVINAKVWKCDPKDANKYRKGTLVKVMARIAEFRGKAQMNIVKIRKANEEDGVKVEDFVAAAPFSGKDMYESVTEFARKIEDPDIRKVCFNFLESNRKELMYYPAAKAMHHAIRSGLLYHVLRMLQVAEGVSKVYTNLDRDLLFAGVILHDIEKVGELSSDELGLAEYTLEGELLGHLVMGVKNIEKYCDEANIPKEKSLVLQHMVLSHHQRPEYGSPKMPMIPEAEMLHYIDMMDARLYSFEDALKDVEPGEMSERVFSLDNRRVYRYKK
- a CDS encoding VOC family protein, producing MSKLTQGHVGIFVDDLSVSAKFYQEVLGGSLQEKLVLAKDLIIQHVLFGDFDIELVKQAGMVPTCDGPVNHLCFHANDAKAEYDRIVSGGYEIDEELEDNDDVAYFFFRGPNKERIEIMQRKRN
- a CDS encoding lysophospholipase, producing MVEHFTVKTREKVALHVDVYHPKMDPRATLLVLHGMAEHKGRYKELCTYLADRGFKVYIYDQRGCGETQVLDFPKGMIAYQHGWELLEEDANQMLGLIHARHDDLPQFLLGHSMGSLLARSVASTKKEDLAGVILSGTPKNPGTMGAVGKRIAGLINFFGDKKKPSPFLSEMLFKNHNERFEPKRTSYDWLSRDDERVDDYVSDEYCGFICPPSFYYDLISGAQKAWRQKTCDHTSKNLPFLFLSGTDDPVGGYGQGVKEAKKAYQDAGVKRVTVQMYTGARHEVFNEINRKEVFQDVENWMDEAIIGWEG
- a CDS encoding SDR family oxidoreductase, with amino-acid sequence MGKLEGKIAMITGATSGIGKATALRFAKEGASLILTGRNEKSGKDLVETIKGMGHTAVFYRCDVSALADIDALTQTIDIEFEGIDILLNCAGIATAGTIENLSYEDWDYIFNVNVRSTFAFCKWAVPVMRKRGGGNIINVASTAGTVGADGLHAYSSSKGAVVLLTKSMAADYSKENIRANCLCPGATMTPMMDGLGEEGLQEFAKLIPAKRMAEADEIAGAALFLASDDSSFVYGATLISDGGFTAI